From one Eucalyptus grandis isolate ANBG69807.140 chromosome 9, ASM1654582v1, whole genome shotgun sequence genomic stretch:
- the LOC104420429 gene encoding LOW QUALITY PROTEIN: RNA-binding protein Musashi homolog 1 (The sequence of the model RefSeq protein was modified relative to this genomic sequence to represent the inferred CDS: inserted 1 base in 1 codon) — translation MDRKLVVLGIPWEVDSDGLREYMSRFGELEDCIVMKERATGRSRGFGYVTFALAEDAKSALSSEHILGNRTLEVKVATPKEEMRAPPKKVTRIFVARIPPSVTESTFRSHFEKYGEISDLYMPKDYASKTHRGIGFITYESADSVDTLMVESHELGGSTVVVDRATPKEEEFRPVGRMAQAPMGRMAQGGYGAYNAYISAATRYAAAGAPTLYDHPGSSYERGEYARGMGKKIFVGRLPQEASAEDLRRYFGRFGAILDVYVPKDPRRSGHRGFGFVTFAEDGVADRVSRRTHEICGHQVAIDSATPLXDPAAGGSLMMGAAEPFGGYGGPIRSYGRMYGSLDFDDMQWGYAYGGVRPSRTDSRYRPY, via the exons ATGGATCGCAAGCTCGTG GTTCTGGGTATCCCGTGGGAGGTCGATTCCGATGGCTTGCGGGAGTACATGAGCAGGTTCGGCGAACTGGAGGATTGTATCGTCATGAAG GAGCGCGCAACTGGTCGATCTCGCGGTTTTGGATACGTGACTTTTGCATTGGCAGAAGATGCTAAG AGTGCATTATCCAGCGAGCATATTCTTGGCAATAGAACATTGGAAGTGAAAGTGGCTACGCCAAAG GAGGAGATGAGAGCCCCTCCAAAGAAAGTTACTAGAATATTTGTTGCTAGGATCCCACCGTCTGTCACTGAGTCAACCTTCCGGAG TCACTTTGAGAAATATGGCGAGATATCGGACTTATATATGCCAAag GACTATGCTTCAAAAACACACCGTGGAATTGGTTTTATTACTTATGAAAGTGCAG ACTCAGTGGACACTTTAATGGTTGAATCTCATGAGCTTGGAGGGTCCACAGTTGTTGTTGATCGTGCAACCCCAAAG GAAGAGGAGTTTCGACCGGTAGGCAGAATGGCACAGGCACCGATGGGCAGAATGGCACAGGGTGGATATGGTGCATATAATGCTTATATATCAGCTGCCACTAGATATGCGGCTGCTGGTGCTCCAACCTTATATGATCATCCAGGCTCAAGTTATGAAA GAGGCGAATATGCTCGAGGaatggggaaaaaaatatttgtcgGCAGGCTTCCTCAGGAGGCGAGTGCAGAAGATCTTCGGCGGTATTTTGGTAGATTTGGGGCAATACTGGATGTCTATGTTCCCAAG GACCCTAGGAGATCAGGACATAGAGGTTTTGGCTTTGTAACTTTTGCGGAAGATGGAGTAGCTGATCGTGTTTCTCGCAGAACACATGAGATTTGTGGACATCAG GTAGCAATAGATTCAGCAACCCCGT ATGATCCTGCTGCTGGAGGAAGTTTAATGATGGGTGCTGCCGAACCCTTTGGAGGCTATGGTGGTCCAATACGTTCCTACGGCAGGATGTATGGAAGCCTGGATTTTGATGAT ATGCAATGGG